The Acidobacteriota bacterium genomic sequence AAAACCACTCGCGATAAAAACGCCACTGCACGTTTTCTTTTCGACCTTCCCAAAGCTGATGAAAACCTGCGGCTGTCCAAGAGTAAAACCATTTCTTTTCGCCCGTTTTGTTGTGCCGTCCATCGTCAAAGGATTTCAATGCAATTGCATAATCTTTGCCGTCGCGTCTCCAAATCTCTTGGACCACACAGCCATCTGACACTTTCTTTACTTCGTGAACTTGCTTGCCGCCGTCGCTCTGCCAAACACCGATTTGCCAATCGAATGCGTTTGATTCAGGGTTTTCGCAGGGTGGAACGGTTTGTTGTCCTAAAACCGAAACAGTAAAAAGCAAGACCAAAACAAAACTTTTTCTAAACATCTCTAACCCTTTGATTTTTTCGCTTTTGCCATTTCCATTATCCAAAGCGTGGCAAAAGTCTTTCCATTATCCGAGGAAACGGCTAAATCCCAATGCACTGAGGTTGATTTAATGTCCGAAAACGTAATCCGAATAATGGTTTGATTACCTTCTTCATTCGCCACCTTTCTGAAAAATTCGCCTTTGCCGTTATCAAATTTTCCTTCAAAAACTGAAAACTGAGGATTTCGTGTGTCCATCCAATTGATTTTCCAACTCTTTGTTTTGGCATCGTAAGAACGCACACTCAACGCCTTTATTTTTTCAGGTCTGCTCATTCCTTCCCAAAAGAATTGGACTTCGCCTTCCCAGTGTTCAATCACAGCACAACCGTTAAGCACACGCGAAACTTTTGTCTTCGCTTTTGATTTAAACCAACTGCCATCGGCTTTCAATATTTTTTGTTTGATGACCCAATCGCCAAGCCAAAAATCAAACGCGTTTGCTTCGGCACTTTCACATACTGTATGTGCTTGGGCAAAAACTGAAACACTAAAAAACAAAATCACAAATAAAATTTTCATTTTTCAACAGGTTGAAAATTATTGGCATAATGTCTGTGCTGTCCTTAATTCTGTTTGTCAATGTAATCTTTTTTTGACTGTAAAGAGAGAAGAATCCCTTTGCTTCGGGGGAGCGGTCAAAATACCCGTGTTCGCCGACAAAGGTTGGTTGTCCTCTCAATTCATAAGGAGCAATGACCCCATCGAATGTGTAACCTGCTTTCAAGCATATCCATAAATCGCCGCTAGTTGTTGGGTTGTAAAGATGAAAGCGTTTCATTTCATTTGGAAATAAAACCTTATCAATTATTGTTTTGCCGGTGTTTTTGTCTTTGTAATTTTCAAGTTTTTGTTTTAATGATTGCAGATAGTTTCGTTTTCCCGATTCGCTCAAATTGCGGTTGTTTAGATAGATGTGCGCTGAAAGCTTGCTGGCGATAACAGCTATGTCAGCGTTTTCTGCGGGCGATATTTTCACGCCCATACTGTCAAAAATTTTGAGTAGTGAAAAACTCGTGTGTGCCTCACTAAAGCCGTGCCCTGAAACAATGAGTAATGCCGTATCGTTATCAATCGCTTTAAGAATCGCTTTAAGATTTTTGTCGGTTGCAATGTAACCGTCTTTCATTACGGGAAATTTATCGGTGCTTGTCCCATACAAATAATGTCCGTAGCGGTCGAGAATCGGATGATCATAAAGCAAAAGGTCAAATTCGAGATTGTTGATGCAATAAAGAGCCGCCTTTTGCATATACCCAGTTTCGCGGTGGGCTTGTTCGAGCAAGGTTTCGATGGTTATTTTATCTTGCAGATAACCCTGATAATCAGGTCCACCGACAGCAAACCCAACTTCTTTTTCAATCTTTTCAACGAATGAATTTGGATACCCGCCGTTGCGAAAAGCAGCACCGAAATAGATTTTCACTTCGTTCAAATGAGTATCTAACTTTAACAATTTGGCATAAAGCCCGACGGTCACTAAATTATTCTTGTTAAGTTCTAACGGAAACCATTCGCCCTGCTTGATGGTTGCTAAAAAGCCGTTTGACGCTTCTGAATCTTCGTCAATGACCAAACGCTCAAACCTTGATTTGCCATCAGGGTTTTCATCAATGGCAACGATATGTAGCTCTTTTTTGAATGAGCCAAAAATCAAACTTACATTTGCTGAACCGTTGTTTGAAAGACATCGAAAATTTTCCGCTCTTTCTGGAAATTTGTAATCGCAATCGGTTGGTGACAACTCAACGATTTGACTTTCGGTAAGCGGTGAAACCTGCGGCAAGGTAGGAATGCTAAAATCGTTTTGGGCAA encodes the following:
- a CDS encoding alkaline phosphatase family protein, whose amino-acid sequence is MQINGFAQNDFSIPTLPQVSPLTESQIVELSPTDCDYKFPERAENFRCLSNNGSANVSLIFGSFKKELHIVAIDENPDGKSRFERLVIDEDSEASNGFLATIKQGEWFPLELNKNNLVTVGLYAKLLKLDTHLNEVKIYFGAAFRNGGYPNSFVEKIEKEVGFAVGGPDYQGYLQDKITIETLLEQAHRETGYMQKAALYCINNLEFDLLLYDHPILDRYGHYLYGTSTDKFPVMKDGYIATDKNLKAILKAIDNDTALLIVSGHGFSEAHTSFSLLKIFDSMGVKISPAENADIAVIASKLSAHIYLNNRNLSESGKRNYLQSLKQKLENYKDKNTGKTIIDKVLFPNEMKRFHLYNPTTSGDLWICLKAGYTFDGVIAPYELRGQPTFVGEHGYFDRSPEAKGFFSLYSQKKITLTNRIKDSTDIMPIIFNLLKNENFICDFVF